A window of Thermoanaerobacterium sp. PSU-2 genomic DNA:
ATTTGATACAGTAGCTTCTTTTACGCTAAAGCCTAATTTTGCTGCATCGTCTTTCGCAATCTTCACCTGAACTGTAGAATTGACTTCACCTGCATTGTATATTATCCCTATCCTTTTAGCATCTGGAACCAAGTCCTTTATCAATTTTAACTGATCGTTTATAGGCTCCATATCGGAAGTACCAGTCACATTTCCGCCAGGATTATCCAACGATTTTACAAGCCCAGCTGCGACAGGATCTGTAACAGCAGTAAACACGATTGGAATAGTAGAAGTAGCTTTTTTAACTGCCTGTGTAGTAGGCGTCGCTATGGAAAAAATTAAATCGACATTTTTATCAACGAACTTTTTGGCTATTGTCTCAGCCGTCGACATATCACCTTGAGCATTTTCCTTGATATAGGTGACATTCTTCCCTTCTTCATAGCCATTGTCTTTCAAAGCTTTTATAAACCCTTCTCTTGCGCTATCAAGCGCTGGATGCTCAACTATCTGTGTGATGCCAATTGTTATCATCTTTCCCGTACTACCAGTAGACGTTGTCTTGCTTTGGCATCCAGATACGGCAAAAGATATTATAAAAAAAGCTGCCAAAGCAAAGATAGACTTTTTCATAAAAACTCCTCCCCTTGCATGGCAACAACAAAAATCCTACCGTGCTACCATGCTAAATTTCAAATAACACTTTTGATAAAATTTTCATTAATTAATAAAATAGTAAGATAAAAACATTTATTAGTCAATAAAAGTTTTTTGTAATATTTATTAGAAAATTTGAATATGCCTTAAAATAATTAATCTTGATGTAAATATCATCAATAAAGTATAATTATAGTAAATTTATCGTCTGTTTTCTTTAACTTTTCTACCGGTAGAGAAAAATTTTAATTTTATTAAATTTTAAAAAATGGGAGGATTTCTATGAAAAATTCGTTTAAAAAAGCATCAATGCTTTTAGGCATCGTAATGACAGCTTCACTTTTGTTTTCAGGCTGCAGCAAAAACACCAGCGCTACAAGCAGCGACAAAATAAACGTAGGAGCCCTTTTTGAATTGACAGGACAGGTAGCCTCATACGGAACTTCTGAGTACAACGCGGTAAAACTGTATGTAGATGATGTAAACAAAAACGGTGGCCTTCTTGGAAAACAGATTAACCTTATCAAGGCTGATAACAAATCCGCAACAGATGAATCAATAAATCAGGCTACAAAACTTATCGTTGAAGACAACGTAGTGGCAATATTAGGACCTGCAACAACAGGTAACACAAAAGCAGCTTCTTCAATTGCATTAAGCAAAAACATACCTCTTATAACCCCATCTGGCACGTCTTTTGATGTAACTGTCGATCCAAACACAAATAAAGTAAAAAGCGAAATATTCAGAGCATGTTACACAGACCCATATCAAGGCAAAGTGATGGGCGAATTTGCCGCAAAAGATCTAAGTGCAAAAACTGCTGTCATATACATTGACGACAAAAGCGACTACAGCAAAGGCCTTGCTCAAAGCTTCAAAGATCAGTTCGAAAAACTTGGTGGAAAAGTGATAGATCAAGAAGCTTACGTTGCAGGCGATCAAGATTTTAAGTCGACGCTTACTAAGATAAAGGGGTTAAATGCTGACGTCATATTCATACCTGGATACTATCAAGACACGGCAAAGATAGCTAAGCAAGCGAGAGAGATGGGTATAAATACGCCTTTACTTGGCGGTGACGGCTGGGATTCACCTGATCTACTGAAGATAGCAGGTGCATCTGCATTAAACAACGTCTATTACAGCAACCACTTCATATCGACAGATCCAGATCCGACTGTTCAAGACTTCATAAAGAAGTACAAAGACGCTTACGGTACAGAACCTGATGCTTTTGCCGCTTTGGCGTATGACTCAGCAGGTATGTTGGTACAAGCGATAAAAAATGCAAATTCAACTGACCCGGCAAAAATAACAGAAGCCTTGGCAAATCTGAAAAACTTCAAAGGTGTTACAGGCAATATTTCGATAGATACACAACACAATCCTATAAAACAGACAGTAATAATAGAATTGAAGGACGGTAAACAGACACTTAAGAAAAAAGTAAGTGCTGAATAAAAATCGTAAGATAACTTTAGAAAATACGGCAATGCGGTCACCTTGTGGCCGCATATATTTTAATATATTTAAACTTGAGGTGATGTTTATGAAGACATTTATTGAGCAGCTTATAAATGGTCTATCTTTAGGAAGTATATACGCGCTTATTGCCCTTGGATATACCATGGTTTACGGCATAATGAAACTTATAAATTTCGCTCATGGTGATATATACATGGTAGGTGCATTTACAGGATTCTTCGCATCAACATACTTTCACCTTGGATTTATACCATCTCTCCTATTGGCAATGCTGGTAAGCCTTATACTTGGCGTGACAATAGAGCGTGTGGCATACAGGCCATTAAGAGATAAGTCAAAAATCTCAATATTGATTACAGCCATCGGCGTCTCACTTTTGCTGGAAAACGGAGGCATAATCCTCTTATCTCCGCAAGTCAGGACGTATCCTCAAATTTTCAAGCAGCACATGTACTCATTTTTAAACGGCGTAATCACCATATCAAACCAGCAGATCGTCATATTTGTCGTATCCATAATCATGATGGTTGGACTTCAGCTTATCATATACAAGACAAAGATGGGAAAGGCCATGAGAGCTGTCTCCACAGACCCTGATGCTGCAAGGCTTATGGGAATAAATGTGGATAGGACAGTTTCATTCACATTTGCCATAGGCTCTGCCCTTGCCGCTGTCGCAGGTGTCTTAGTTGGCATATACTACAACTCCATAGATCCACTGATGGGTATAATGCCAGGCTTAAAAGCATTCATAGCAGCAGTATTGGGAGGAATAGGCATAATACCAGGTGCTATGGTAGGAGGATTATTGATGGGTGTCATAGAAGCACTTGTTTCAGGCTATGGCAGCTCCCTATACAGAGATGGCGTTTCATTTGCAATACTCATAATCATATTGCTAATAAAGCCAACAGGACTCTTTGGCAAAAATGTAAGAGAGAAAGTGTAGGTGGTAAAGTTGAAGCAAATATTGAAAAACAGATTACTTATATTTTTAGGGCTGTTGGTCTTTTACGCCATAATACAGATTTTGCTGTCGACAAACATATTAAACGACTATTACGAAATAAACATTGTTCTCATGTGCATAAATGTAATACTTGCTGTAAGCCTTAACCTTATAAATGGATTTACAGGACAATTCTCCTTAGGACATGCAGGATTCATGTCAATCGGTGCATACACATCAGCTATCATAACGTACAAATTGGGACTTCCATTTCCACTGGCATTATTAGTAGGAGGCATAGCAGCAGGCATAGCCGGAATCTTGATAGGAATACCATCATTGAGATTAAAAGGAGACTACCTTGCTATAACAACACTTGGATTCGGAGAAATAATTAGGGTAATCTTTTTAAACACCGAATACGTGGGTGGAGCCAGCGGCCTATCTGGAATACCAAAGTACACAAACTGGACGTGGGTATTCTGGATGGCAGTCATAACCGTCGTCTTAATCAGAAACTTCATAAACTCCAGCTACGGCAGATGCTGTGTAGCAATCAGAGAAGACGAGACAGCAGCCGAATCGATGGGCATAAACACAACTTTCTACAAGACATTGGCATTCACGATAGGTGCATTCTTCGCAGGAATAGGCGGTGCCCTTTATGCTCACAACTTCTACATCATACAGCCAGAAACATTCAACTTCATGAAATCATTCGATATCTTAACAATGGTTGTATTAGGAGGACTGGGCAGCATAACAGGGTCCATCCTATCAGCCATCTTCTTGACTTTTGTATACGCACTTTTGCAGGATTATGCTGCACTAAGAATGGTAATATACGCTCTCCTCTTAATCATCGTAATGCTATTTAGACCAGAAGGATTGATGGGTACAAGAGAATTTTCTCTCAAAAAACTATTCAAGAAAGGGGAGAAAAGCAGTGAGTTTACTGTCAATTAAAGACGTATCTATAGACTTTGGCGGCATAAAGGCCCTGATAGATGTCAACATAGAACTGGAACAAGGCTCTTTAACAGGACTTATAGGACCAAATGGTGCTGGAAAATCAACAGTATTCAACATAATAACCGGTATATACAAGCCTACATCAGGAAAAGTGACATTTGACGGAAAAAACGTATCAACAAAACCGTATAACAACACAAAGCTTGGCATAGCAAGGACATTTCAAAACATACGTCTATTTAAAAACCTAACTGTCCTTGACAATGTCAAGATAGCTCAGCACATTCACGTGCAATACGGACTTTTAAGCTCGTTCCTGCAGTACAAAAAATATTTAGATGGAGAAAAAACACAAGACAAACAAGCGATGGATCTCCTTAAAATATTCAATCTTGATAAGCACGCTTTAAACCTTGCCAAAAATCTGCCATACGGCGAACAGAGAAGACTTGAAATAGCAAGAGCACTGGCAACAAAACCAAAGCTTTTGCTCTTAGATGAACCTGCAGCAGGGATGAATCCGCAAGAGACAAAAGAGCTTACAGACACAATCAGATTCATAAGGGACAAATTTGACATAACAATACTCTTGATAGAGCACGACATGTCATTGGTTATGGATCTTTGCGAAGACATATACGTCATGAACTACGGAAAAATAATAGCACATGGCACACCAGACGAAATCAAGAAAAATCCAGAAGTAATAGCTGCATACCTTGGAGAAGAAAGTCCTGATGAAAGTGAAATTTTATCAATTGAAGGAGGTGCTTAAAACATGTTAGAGGTAAAAGATCTCAACGTATCATATGGAATGGTCAATGCCTTAAAAGGCATTGATTTAAAAGTAAATAACGGTGAAATTGTTACGATAATAGGTGCAAATGGCGCAGGCAAAAGCACTACTCTAATGACAATATCAGGCATATTGAAACCAAAAAAAGGCTACATCAAATTCGATGATGTAGACATAACAAAAAAACCTGCTCAAAATATAGTGGATATGGGTATCTGCCAAGTGCCAGAAGGAAGAAGAATATTTGCCAACATGACTGTAATGGAAAACCTTGAGATGGGAGCATATCTCAGGAAAGACAAAATGGTAAAAAGCGACATAGAAAAAGTATTTCACCTATTTCCACGTCTAAAAGAAAGGCATAAACAGATTGCCGGCACTTTAAGCGGTGGTGAGCAGCAGATGCTGGCAATAGGGCGTGCATTGATGTCAAAGCCAAAAGTGCTTTTGCTAGACGAACCATCAATGGGACTTGCACCCATCGTAGTGCAAGACATATTTAAGACGATAAAAGGCATAAATGAAGACGGCACCACCATCCTTTTGGTAGAGCAAAACGCTAAAATGGCTCTATCCATTGCAGACAGAGCATACGTCCTTGAGACAGGCAACATCTCACTTGAAGGTGCTGCATCTGTCTTGAAAAACGATGAAAGGGTTAAAAAGTCGTATTTAGGAGGTTAAAAAGAGGGTTCACAATGAACCCTCTTTTAATGGCAATTTTATTATTTATGCCAGATAAAAGCTTTCCGTTAAAATCAATTTTCCAATTACCTTTGCAGCAGCAAAGCATGTTTTAAAGTTGATGGTGCTTTGTAGAAATATCCTGATAACAATAAAAATCCACTTATAGCAAAAAAATATACCACCGAAATTCCTTCTCGTTGGAAAATTGAAATTCCATAGCCTAAAAGATAAAGACTTGATATAAATGCATTAAAAGCAGATGTCACTTGAGGCAATTTGCAATTATCAGTCAGTTTGATCAATAAATTTTCTGAAACCAATTGGCGAATTCCCATGCCTATTCCTAAAAAAGCAGATGCTAAATAAAACACGTATATCTCATTAAAAAATGCCATTGATAATAGAGAAATTGTTAGAAAAGCAGTTCCGATATTAACAAATTTTCCTTTCGCCAATTTCGCTTCAAACTTGATATACATCAATGATGCTAAAATAGAAAAAATAGACGAAATCGCTCTTGACCAGGCAAAAGTAGTTTCCGATTTTAAAAGAATTTGCGTAACATAAAGTATCAAAAGAGGTATGGAAATACCTTCAACAAGTGAGCGAATACCTTCAAGTATAACAAGCCATTTTAACTCTATATTATTCCATATAGTATGAAAGCCTTCAGTTGCCTGATGATAAAAATTCAGATTGCTTTCGCTTTCTGATAAATGTTTGTCCTCATTACTCTGAATTTTTAAAATCAAAAATGCACTCAATAAATAGCTAACTGAATCTGCCATTAAAAAAATAGTAGGTAAAATGCCTA
This region includes:
- a CDS encoding ABC transporter substrate-binding protein produces the protein MKKSIFALAAFFIISFAVSGCQSKTTSTGSTGKMITIGITQIVEHPALDSAREGFIKALKDNGYEEGKNVTYIKENAQGDMSTAETIAKKFVDKNVDLIFSIATPTTQAVKKATSTIPIVFTAVTDPVAAGLVKSLDNPGGNVTGTSDMEPINDQLKLIKDLVPDAKRIGIIYNAGEVNSTVQVKIAKDDAAKLGFSVKEATVSNSSEVSQAAQSLVGKVDAIWLPTDNTVASSVAAIIKVTNSAKIPVIAAEKGMVEGGSLATLGISYSDLGYQAGLMAIKILKGEKPANIKVETAKNLQLILNQKEADAIGFKIPDSIMKKAQEVIK
- a CDS encoding ABC transporter substrate-binding protein is translated as MKNSFKKASMLLGIVMTASLLFSGCSKNTSATSSDKINVGALFELTGQVASYGTSEYNAVKLYVDDVNKNGGLLGKQINLIKADNKSATDESINQATKLIVEDNVVAILGPATTGNTKAASSIALSKNIPLITPSGTSFDVTVDPNTNKVKSEIFRACYTDPYQGKVMGEFAAKDLSAKTAVIYIDDKSDYSKGLAQSFKDQFEKLGGKVIDQEAYVAGDQDFKSTLTKIKGLNADVIFIPGYYQDTAKIAKQAREMGINTPLLGGDGWDSPDLLKIAGASALNNVYYSNHFISTDPDPTVQDFIKKYKDAYGTEPDAFAALAYDSAGMLVQAIKNANSTDPAKITEALANLKNFKGVTGNISIDTQHNPIKQTVIIELKDGKQTLKKKVSAE
- a CDS encoding branched-chain amino acid ABC transporter permease, which translates into the protein MKTFIEQLINGLSLGSIYALIALGYTMVYGIMKLINFAHGDIYMVGAFTGFFASTYFHLGFIPSLLLAMLVSLILGVTIERVAYRPLRDKSKISILITAIGVSLLLENGGIILLSPQVRTYPQIFKQHMYSFLNGVITISNQQIVIFVVSIIMMVGLQLIIYKTKMGKAMRAVSTDPDAARLMGINVDRTVSFTFAIGSALAAVAGVLVGIYYNSIDPLMGIMPGLKAFIAAVLGGIGIIPGAMVGGLLMGVIEALVSGYGSSLYRDGVSFAILIIILLIKPTGLFGKNVREKV
- a CDS encoding branched-chain amino acid ABC transporter permease — translated: MKQILKNRLLIFLGLLVFYAIIQILLSTNILNDYYEINIVLMCINVILAVSLNLINGFTGQFSLGHAGFMSIGAYTSAIITYKLGLPFPLALLVGGIAAGIAGILIGIPSLRLKGDYLAITTLGFGEIIRVIFLNTEYVGGASGLSGIPKYTNWTWVFWMAVITVVLIRNFINSSYGRCCVAIREDETAAESMGINTTFYKTLAFTIGAFFAGIGGALYAHNFYIIQPETFNFMKSFDILTMVVLGGLGSITGSILSAIFLTFVYALLQDYAALRMVIYALLLIIVMLFRPEGLMGTREFSLKKLFKKGEKSSEFTVN
- a CDS encoding ABC transporter ATP-binding protein; amino-acid sequence: MSLLSIKDVSIDFGGIKALIDVNIELEQGSLTGLIGPNGAGKSTVFNIITGIYKPTSGKVTFDGKNVSTKPYNNTKLGIARTFQNIRLFKNLTVLDNVKIAQHIHVQYGLLSSFLQYKKYLDGEKTQDKQAMDLLKIFNLDKHALNLAKNLPYGEQRRLEIARALATKPKLLLLDEPAAGMNPQETKELTDTIRFIRDKFDITILLIEHDMSLVMDLCEDIYVMNYGKIIAHGTPDEIKKNPEVIAAYLGEESPDESEILSIEGGA
- a CDS encoding ABC transporter ATP-binding protein, translating into MLEVKDLNVSYGMVNALKGIDLKVNNGEIVTIIGANGAGKSTTLMTISGILKPKKGYIKFDDVDITKKPAQNIVDMGICQVPEGRRIFANMTVMENLEMGAYLRKDKMVKSDIEKVFHLFPRLKERHKQIAGTLSGGEQQMLAIGRALMSKPKVLLLDEPSMGLAPIVVQDIFKTIKGINEDGTTILLVEQNAKMALSIADRAYVLETGNISLEGAASVLKNDERVKKSYLGG
- a CDS encoding MFS transporter, producing the protein MNKNIRLLLFAKWISNFGTQLHSLAFPIIVYNQTHSSTILSLAFIAETLPWLFIGPIIPHILSKKMPDKSILVLCDLMRFLIVIGILNFIKIPYIVLCLIFFLGCFNSIYGSFRTSIIKSNTDDLTLTKTIGISLGVDDLINMLAPAFGALLISIGILPTIFLMADSVSYLLSAFLILKIQSNEDKHLSESESNLNFYHQATEGFHTIWNNIELKWLVILEGIRSLVEGISIPLLILYVTQILLKSETTFAWSRAISSIFSILASLMYIKFEAKLAKGKFVNIGTAFLTISLLSMAFFNEIYVFYLASAFLGIGMGIRQLVSENLLIKLTDNCKLPQVTSAFNAFISSLYLLGYGISIFQREGISVVYFFAISGFLLLSGYFYKAPSTLKHALLLQR